A single genomic interval of Oceanithermus profundus DSM 14977 harbors:
- a CDS encoding peroxiredoxin — MENTEKVVSLPRLNEPAPDFEAKTTKGTLKLSDLKGKWVVLFSHPADFTPVCSTEFLGFAKRADEFAQRNVQLVGLSIDSIYSHLAWIKDLEDLTGITIDFPVIADLDMKVSSLYGMVHPAAADTAAVRTVFVIDDKGILRAMLYYPLTNGRNIDEVLRLVDALQFTDKTGLATPADWRPGESAIVPPPGTIDDIKADEAKKDEYVEFKRWYLRYKKVS; from the coding sequence ATGGAAAACACGGAAAAAGTCGTCTCGCTTCCGCGGCTCAACGAACCGGCGCCTGACTTCGAGGCCAAGACCACCAAGGGCACGCTCAAGCTCTCGGACCTGAAGGGCAAGTGGGTGGTGCTGTTCAGTCACCCGGCGGACTTCACCCCGGTCTGCAGCACCGAGTTCCTGGGCTTCGCCAAGCGCGCGGACGAGTTCGCCCAGCGCAACGTGCAGCTCGTCGGTCTCTCGATCGACAGCATCTACAGCCACCTGGCCTGGATCAAGGACCTGGAGGACCTGACCGGCATCACCATCGACTTCCCGGTGATCGCCGACCTGGACATGAAGGTCTCCAGCCTCTACGGCATGGTGCACCCCGCCGCGGCCGACACCGCCGCCGTGCGCACCGTCTTCGTCATCGACGACAAGGGCATCCTGCGCGCGATGCTCTACTACCCGCTGACCAACGGCCGCAACATCGACGAGGTGCTGCGCTTGGTGGACGCGCTGCAGTTCACCGACAAGACCGGCCTGGCCACCCCGGCCGACTGGCGTCCGGGCGAGTCGGCGATCGTGCCGCCTCCGGGCACCATCGACGACATCAAGGCCGACGAAGCGAAGAAGGACGAGTACGTCGAGTTCAAGCGCTGGTACCTGCGCTACAAGAAGGTCTCGTAG
- a CDS encoding trans-sulfuration enzyme family protein has translation MKRFRTRALHVGSRPDPATGAHVTPVYRTSTFAYGSFDRGARMFAGEESGYVYTRIGNPTVRVFEEKLASLEGAEDAVAFASGMAAIAALTLTFLQPGDELAFLGPLYGGTEGLFLETLARFGIQVRDVSEEPPAAWVGPKTRMLYVETPTNPTLRIHDLAQVGEVGRAHGVLTVADNTFATPYLTRPLEFGLDVVVHSATKYLGGHGDAIGGVVAGPGEMMQELRMHGLRHVGGAMSPEDAFLFMRGIKTLALRMEAHCDGAEAVAAYLARHPAVARVYYPGLPQHPGHEVAARQMDRYGGMVALELHGGFDAARVFLDGLELFTQAVSLGDVESLATHPASTTHELLPPEVLERQGITPGLVRLSVGIEDPRDLTEDLEQALARVERSLVS, from the coding sequence ATGAAACGTTTCCGTACCCGTGCGCTGCACGTGGGTTCGCGGCCCGACCCCGCCACCGGGGCCCACGTCACCCCCGTGTACCGCACGTCCACGTTCGCGTACGGATCCTTCGACCGCGGCGCGCGAATGTTCGCGGGCGAAGAGTCCGGCTACGTCTACACCCGCATCGGCAACCCCACGGTGCGGGTGTTCGAAGAGAAGCTGGCGAGCCTCGAGGGCGCCGAGGACGCGGTGGCCTTCGCCAGCGGCATGGCGGCGATCGCGGCGCTGACCCTGACCTTCCTGCAGCCGGGCGACGAGCTGGCCTTCCTCGGCCCCCTCTACGGCGGCACCGAGGGGCTCTTCCTGGAGACGCTCGCGCGTTTCGGCATTCAGGTGCGCGACGTTTCCGAGGAGCCGCCCGCGGCGTGGGTGGGCCCCAAGACCCGGATGCTCTACGTGGAGACGCCCACGAACCCGACGCTGCGCATCCACGACCTGGCGCAGGTCGGCGAGGTGGGGCGCGCGCACGGGGTGCTGACCGTCGCCGACAACACCTTCGCCACCCCCTACCTGACGCGGCCGCTCGAGTTCGGGCTGGACGTGGTGGTGCACTCGGCGACCAAGTACCTGGGGGGCCACGGCGACGCGATCGGCGGCGTGGTCGCGGGGCCCGGGGAGATGATGCAGGAGCTGCGGATGCACGGTCTGCGCCACGTCGGCGGGGCGATGAGCCCCGAGGACGCCTTCCTCTTCATGCGGGGAATCAAGACGCTGGCGCTCCGCATGGAGGCCCACTGCGACGGCGCCGAGGCCGTGGCCGCCTACCTGGCCCGCCACCCGGCGGTGGCCCGGGTCTACTACCCTGGGCTGCCCCAGCACCCCGGGCACGAGGTCGCCGCGCGGCAGATGGACCGCTACGGCGGGATGGTGGCCCTCGAGCTGCACGGCGGCTTCGACGCGGCCCGCGTCTTCCTCGACGGCCTCGAGCTCTTCACCCAGGCGGTCTCCCTGGGCGACGTCGAGTCGCTGGCCACCCACCCGGCGAGCACCACCCACGAGCTACTGCCGCCCGAGGTGCTCGAGCGCCAGGGGATCACCCCCGGGCTGGTGCGGCTCTCGGTGGGGATCGAGGACCCGCGCGACCTGACCGAGGACCTGGAGCAGGCCCTCGCGCGCGTCGAGCGCAGCCTCGTCTCCTGA
- a CDS encoding class I SAM-dependent DNA methyltransferase, which translates to MEPHPPFSILARVYDHLMEDVPYEGWARFVLAVLGGEGCFPRSVLELGVGTGRALEPFVARGLEAAGVDVSAEMLARARAKLPGVWFERADVRGFDLRRRFDLVYSAFDSLNNLTEPADLEAAFRTALRHLHAGGWLAADLNTPEGLRELWREEVWEEDGVRLVYGYDPETRLGRLEAWVGEEVEVHLERGYEPEEVRAMLERLGYGPVFCLTYPGGRTPDPLTDRFWVFARAPEAHPAQAGSA; encoded by the coding sequence GTGGAACCGCACCCGCCGTTCTCGATCCTCGCCCGGGTCTACGACCACCTCATGGAAGACGTCCCCTACGAGGGATGGGCGCGCTTCGTGCTCGCGGTGCTGGGGGGCGAGGGCTGCTTCCCGCGCAGCGTGCTCGAGCTGGGGGTGGGGACGGGCCGCGCCCTCGAGCCCTTCGTGGCCCGCGGCCTCGAGGCCGCGGGGGTGGACGTCTCCGCGGAGATGCTCGCCCGCGCCCGCGCCAAGCTGCCGGGGGTGTGGTTCGAGCGCGCCGACGTGCGCGGCTTCGACCTGAGGCGCCGCTTCGACCTCGTCTACTCCGCCTTCGACAGCCTCAACAACCTCACCGAACCCGCGGACCTGGAGGCGGCCTTCCGCACCGCCCTGCGGCACCTCCACGCCGGGGGCTGGCTCGCCGCCGACCTGAACACCCCCGAGGGCCTGCGCGAGCTCTGGCGCGAGGAGGTCTGGGAGGAGGACGGCGTCCGCCTCGTCTACGGCTACGACCCCGAAACCCGCCTGGGCCGGCTCGAAGCCTGGGTGGGGGAAGAGGTCGAGGTGCACCTGGAGCGCGGCTACGAGCCCGAAGAGGTTAGGGCGATGCTGGAGCGGCTGGGTTACGGCCCCGTCTTCTGCCTCACCTACCCCGGCGGCCGCACCCCCGACCCGCTGACCGACCGCTTCTGGGTCTTCGCCCGCGCCCCCGAGGCTCACCCAGCTCAAGCGGGTTCGGCGTAG
- the trhA gene encoding PAQR family membrane homeostasis protein TrhA, with the protein MKTPREPVNTYTHAAGALLALAALAWLVALAWPDPRLVAGAVVFGVTMFLMYAASAGYHAARLGERGLAWLRKLDHAAIFLFIAGSYTPVLLTRLDGVARWGWLGLVWGLAALGIALKLWKMTAPRWLSTLSYLGLGWLAVFLVPQLQLPPAALGWLLASGALYSVGALVYALKRPNFRGFGFHELWHLFVLGGSATMFAAVWVLFAASS; encoded by the coding sequence GTGAAGACCCCGCGCGAACCCGTCAACACCTACACCCACGCCGCCGGTGCGCTGCTGGCCCTCGCGGCGCTGGCCTGGCTGGTGGCGCTGGCCTGGCCCGATCCCCGTCTGGTGGCGGGGGCCGTCGTCTTCGGCGTGACCATGTTCCTGATGTACGCCGCCAGCGCCGGCTACCACGCCGCGCGCCTGGGGGAGCGCGGCCTCGCCTGGTTGCGCAAGCTCGACCACGCGGCCATCTTCCTCTTCATCGCCGGGTCGTACACCCCGGTGCTGCTCACCCGCCTCGACGGCGTCGCGCGCTGGGGCTGGCTCGGCCTCGTCTGGGGGCTGGCGGCGCTCGGCATCGCCCTCAAGCTCTGGAAGATGACCGCACCCCGCTGGCTCTCGACGCTCTCCTACCTGGGCCTGGGCTGGCTCGCGGTCTTCCTGGTGCCCCAGCTGCAGCTGCCGCCGGCGGCCCTGGGCTGGCTGCTCGCCAGCGGCGCGCTCTACTCGGTGGGCGCGCTGGTCTACGCGCTCAAGCGGCCCAACTTCCGCGGCTTCGGTTTTCATGAGCTGTGGCACCTCTTCGTACTCGGGGGCAGCGCCACGATGTTCGCCGCCGTCTGGGTTCTGTTCGCCGCCAGCAGCTAG
- a CDS encoding response regulator transcription factor codes for MDGPLILIVEDEKDIARFIELELQAEGYRTEVAYDGITGLSKFRETSPNLVILDLMLPVMDGLEVARRIRKTSNIPILILTAKDAVTDKVEGLDAGADDYLVKPFSIEELLARVRAHLRRVTPAITGEIRVADLIINLEGREVFRGGRRIELSNKEFELLELLARSPGKVFSRFEIEEKVWPGYQGGSNVVDVYIGYLRKKLEAEGERRLIHTVRGVGYVLRED; via the coding sequence ATGGACGGACCGCTGATCCTCATCGTCGAAGACGAGAAGGACATCGCCCGCTTCATCGAGCTCGAGCTCCAGGCCGAGGGTTACCGCACCGAGGTGGCGTACGACGGCATCACCGGCCTCTCCAAGTTCCGCGAGACCAGCCCCAACCTGGTCATCCTCGACCTGATGCTGCCGGTCATGGACGGCCTCGAGGTGGCGCGGCGCATCCGCAAGACCTCGAACATCCCCATCCTCATCCTCACCGCCAAGGACGCCGTCACCGACAAGGTCGAGGGCCTCGACGCCGGCGCCGACGACTACCTGGTCAAGCCCTTCTCCATCGAGGAGCTGCTCGCCCGGGTGCGCGCCCACCTGCGCCGGGTCACCCCGGCGATCACCGGCGAGATCCGCGTCGCCGACCTGATCATCAACCTCGAGGGGCGCGAGGTCTTCCGCGGCGGCCGCCGCATCGAGCTTTCCAACAAGGAGTTCGAGCTGCTCGAGCTGCTCGCCCGCAGCCCCGGCAAGGTCTTCAGCCGCTTCGAGATCGAGGAAAAGGTCTGGCCCGGCTACCAGGGCGGCTCCAACGTGGTCGACGTCTACATCGGCTACCTGCGCAAGAAGCTCGAGGCCGAAGGCGAGCGCCGGCTGATCCACACCGTGCGCGGCGTCGGCTACGTGCTGCGCGAGGACTGA